In one window of Romboutsia hominis DNA:
- a CDS encoding MurR/RpiR family transcriptional regulator produces the protein MSIINKLDDKNLKFTKSERQIIDYIKNDMENFSYKSISEIAKDNNIGEATITRFAKKIGFSGFQDFKVTLAQEVTNIQNKHIIDSSIDNKEHARETAKKLLHNNIYVLENTAQIINYEDIHKCSKLIREANKVYFVGVGYSGIIAQDINYKFMRIGINCNYFSDSHTILMMSSLMKKGDIIVCVSHTGETEDIVSSVEMAKKNEATVISVTNDKDSKVRSLSDICLSYISNEGVFESGSMYSKLAQMFVLDIIYTQVVKDMGGIAHDNKLKTTEAIKGKYTIYR, from the coding sequence ATGAGTATAATAAATAAATTAGATGATAAAAATTTAAAATTTACTAAATCAGAAAGACAAATAATAGATTACATAAAAAATGATATGGAAAACTTTTCATATAAATCTATATCAGAAATAGCTAAAGATAATAATATTGGAGAAGCTACTATAACTAGATTTGCTAAGAAGATAGGGTTTAGTGGATTTCAAGACTTTAAGGTAACCTTAGCACAAGAAGTTACGAATATCCAGAACAAGCATATAATAGATAGCAGTATAGATAATAAGGAACATGCAAGAGAAACTGCTAAAAAGCTTTTACATAACAACATATATGTTTTAGAAAATACAGCACAAATAATAAACTATGAAGATATTCATAAGTGCTCAAAACTAATAAGAGAAGCAAATAAAGTGTATTTTGTTGGAGTTGGATACTCTGGAATAATCGCACAAGATATTAATTATAAATTTATGAGGATAGGGATAAATTGTAATTACTTTAGTGATAGTCACACTATATTAATGATGTCTTCTTTAATGAAAAAAGGAGATATAATAGTTTGTGTATCTCATACAGGAGAGACAGAAGATATAGTAAGTTCAGTAGAAATGGCGAAGAAAAATGAAGCTACTGTAATTTCTGTAACTAATGATAAAGATTCTAAGGTTAGGAGTTTATCAGACATATGTTTATCGTATATTTCAAATGAAGGAGTATTTGAAAGCGGTTCAATGTATTCAAAACTTGCTCAGATGTTTGTATTGGATATTATATATACACAAGTAGTCAAAGATATGGGTGGTATAGCACATGACAATAAATTAAAGACAACAGAAGCTATAAAAGGCAAATATACAATATATAGGTAA
- a CDS encoding (2Fe-2S)-binding protein, with the protein MSENIICLCKGISEEAIVKAIKEGATSIEAVKEKTEATTGPCKGSRCISKIEELIEKHK; encoded by the coding sequence ATGAGTGAAAATATAATATGTCTATGCAAAGGCATAAGTGAGGAAGCAATAGTAAAAGCTATAAAAGAAGGAGCAACAAGTATAGAAGCTGTAAAAGAAAAGACTGAAGCAACAACTGGTCCATGTAAAGGCAGCAGATGTATTTCTAAAATTGAGGAATTAATAGAAAAACATAAATAA
- a CDS encoding amidohydrolase: MKQILIKNAYLITMNGQREVYENGKLLIEDNKIKAVGNFDESIVSSGAEVYDAKGKILMPGLVNTHVHLSQQLGRGIADDVNLLTWLRERVWPYESSFDYEDSLISSTACCIELIRSGVTTFLESGGQYVDAMVEAVNKTGIRACLAKSVMDEGEGLPKAFDKAAQEELDTQEELYNKYNNTSNERVKIWFALRTIFNNSDELILKTKQLADKYKTGIHMHVAEIEDEVEFAKLRAGLTTVEHLNKLGVLDKNLLAVHTVWLTEREIELFRFYDVKVSHNPAAAMKVVLGFASVPEMLEKGIPVSIGTDGAPSNNRMDMMRDMYLTSLIHKGRTLNPEVVNAETVLEMATINGAKCALLEKEIGSLEVGKKADMIILNPNTIHSLPMHNPIGNIVYSMSSENIESTICDGKWLMKEKEILVLDEVELLEKVKNQAEKIRKKANINLTTNFKVIK, translated from the coding sequence ATGAAGCAGATACTTATAAAAAATGCATATTTGATAACAATGAATGGACAAAGGGAAGTTTATGAAAATGGCAAACTGTTAATAGAAGATAATAAAATAAAGGCAGTTGGAAATTTTGATGAAAGTATAGTAAGTTCTGGTGCAGAAGTGTATGATGCAAAAGGGAAAATACTTATGCCAGGATTAGTAAATACTCATGTTCATTTGTCTCAACAACTAGGCAGAGGAATAGCAGATGATGTAAATTTATTAACTTGGTTAAGAGAACGAGTATGGCCTTATGAAAGTAGTTTTGATTATGAAGATTCATTAATATCATCAACAGCTTGCTGTATAGAATTAATACGTTCAGGAGTAACAACTTTCTTAGAATCAGGCGGACAATATGTAGATGCAATGGTAGAAGCAGTAAATAAAACAGGAATAAGAGCATGTTTAGCAAAATCAGTAATGGATGAGGGGGAAGGATTACCTAAAGCATTTGATAAAGCTGCACAAGAAGAATTAGATACACAAGAAGAGTTATATAATAAATATAACAATACATCTAATGAAAGGGTAAAAATATGGTTTGCTCTTAGAACAATATTTAATAACTCTGATGAATTAATACTTAAAACTAAACAATTAGCAGATAAATACAAAACAGGTATACATATGCATGTTGCTGAAATAGAAGATGAAGTTGAATTTGCAAAGCTTAGAGCAGGGCTTACAACAGTAGAACATCTAAATAAATTAGGAGTGCTAGATAAAAATTTATTGGCTGTTCATACAGTATGGTTAACAGAAAGAGAAATAGAGCTATTTAGATTCTATGATGTTAAAGTTTCACATAATCCAGCAGCAGCTATGAAAGTAGTATTAGGGTTTGCATCAGTACCTGAAATGTTAGAAAAGGGAATACCTGTATCAATAGGAACAGATGGAGCTCCGTCAAACAATAGAATGGACATGATGAGAGATATGTACCTAACATCATTAATACATAAAGGTAGAACGTTAAACCCAGAAGTTGTAAATGCAGAGACAGTATTAGAAATGGCTACTATAAACGGTGCAAAGTGTGCATTATTAGAAAAGGAAATAGGAAGTCTTGAAGTTGGTAAAAAAGCAGATATGATAATACTTAACCCAAACACTATACATTCACTGCCAATGCATAATCCAATAGGAAATATAGTATACTCTATGAGTAGTGAAAATATTGAATCAACAATATGTGATGGTAAGTGGTTAATGAAAGAAAAAGAAATATTAGTATTAGATGAGGTAGAGCTTTTAGAAAAAGTAAAGAATCAAGCAGAAAAAATAAGAAAAAAAGCTAATATAAACTTAACAACTAACTTTAAAGTAATAAAATAA
- a CDS encoding RsmE family RNA methyltransferase produces MDRFFVEKKNINLENNTCIIEGEDVKHISKVLRCRVGECLEICDNDNNEYIAEISGISKEEVTLDIVETIDIKRESDLKVRLYQGLPKGPKMEMILQKLTEVGVDEIILVQTKRSVAKVDDKKEDKKIERWERIIYEAAKQSKRGKIPTLRGVLSFKEALADMKNNDFNIVPYENERTKSIKQAIKDIDINNIGIFVGPEGGFAEEEIKQIEDINGQSVSLGPRILRTETASVVASSIVLYELSDLGGQA; encoded by the coding sequence ATGGATAGATTTTTTGTAGAAAAGAAAAACATAAACCTAGAAAATAACACTTGCATAATAGAAGGTGAAGATGTAAAACATATATCAAAAGTTTTAAGATGTAGAGTTGGAGAATGCCTAGAAATATGTGACAATGACAATAATGAGTATATAGCAGAGATTTCGGGTATATCTAAAGAAGAAGTAACTCTAGATATAGTAGAAACTATAGATATAAAAAGAGAATCAGACCTTAAAGTAAGGCTATACCAAGGGTTACCAAAAGGTCCTAAGATGGAAATGATACTTCAAAAGTTAACAGAAGTTGGAGTGGATGAAATAATCTTAGTACAAACTAAAAGAAGTGTAGCCAAAGTTGATGATAAAAAAGAAGACAAAAAAATAGAGCGTTGGGAAAGGATAATATACGAAGCTGCAAAGCAAAGTAAAAGAGGAAAAATACCAACACTTAGAGGCGTTTTAAGTTTCAAAGAAGCATTAGCTGATATGAAAAATAATGACTTTAATATAGTTCCTTATGAAAATGAAAGAACGAAGTCTATAAAACAAGCTATAAAAGATATAGATATAAATAATATAGGAATATTTGTAGGCCCAGAAGGTGGATTTGCAGAAGAAGAAATTAAACAAATAGAAGATATAAATGGTCAATCGGTATCTCTTGGACCTAGAATACTAAGAACTGAAACGGCATCAGTAGTAGCATCTTCTATAGTTTTATATGAATTAAGTGACTTAGGAGGACAAGCATAA
- the glsA gene encoding glutaminase A, translated as MFDLLNKIVNENKKYIKNGHVATYIPALAEVDENQLGVAIVDLRDCNCKEYFAGDYNKSFAIESTSKVIALIMAMMDNSPQYVFRKIGVEPSGFAFNSILNMKINNKPYPSNPFINAGAIIVNSLIMGKNSNEKTNRILEFTRKLTNNPNIHVIEDIYLSEKRTGDINRSLAYYMKGHGLIDNVEDVLDCYFRQCSISVTAIDLARIGAILANKGVSPFTGEMIIPRDICTIVKSIMVTCGLYDESGDFAVHIGIPAKSGVGGGILATVPNKMGIGVFGPSLDAMGNSVAGVKILQQLSNELVLDIFD; from the coding sequence ATGTTTGATTTACTAAACAAAATAGTTAATGAAAACAAAAAATACATAAAAAATGGTCATGTAGCTACCTATATACCAGCACTTGCTGAAGTTGATGAAAACCAGCTTGGTGTAGCTATTGTAGATTTGAGAGATTGCAATTGTAAGGAATACTTTGCTGGAGATTATAATAAATCTTTTGCAATAGAAAGTACTTCTAAGGTCATAGCTCTTATAATGGCTATGATGGATAATTCACCACAGTATGTTTTTAGAAAAATAGGGGTTGAGCCTAGTGGTTTTGCTTTTAATTCTATTCTTAATATGAAAATAAATAATAAGCCTTATCCATCTAATCCATTTATAAATGCAGGTGCTATTATTGTTAATTCACTTATAATGGGTAAAAATAGTAATGAGAAAACCAATAGAATATTAGAATTTACTAGAAAGTTAACTAACAATCCTAATATTCATGTAATTGAAGATATTTATTTATCTGAAAAAAGAACTGGTGATATAAATAGGTCTTTAGCTTATTACATGAAGGGGCATGGCCTAATTGATAATGTTGAAGATGTTTTAGACTGTTATTTTAGACAATGTTCTATTTCTGTTACTGCTATAGATTTGGCAAGGATTGGGGCTATTTTAGCTAACAAAGGAGTCAGTCCTTTTACTGGCGAAATGATTATACCTAGAGATATTTGTACTATTGTTAAGTCTATAATGGTTACTTGTGGCCTTTATGATGAATCTGGTGATTTTGCAGTACATATTGGAATACCTGCTAAATCTGGTGTTGGCGGTGGTATACTTGCTACTGTACCTAATAAAATGGGAATAGGTGTATTTGGACCTTCACTTGATGCTATGGGTAATAGTGTTGCTGGTGTTAAGATTTTACAACAGTTGTCTAACGAGCTAGTTTTAGATATATTTGATTAA
- a CDS encoding N-acetylmannosamine-6-phosphate 2-epimerase, with translation MFTQIKGKLIVSCQALENEPLHSSFVMGKMAKAAKEGGAVAIRAQGVEDILEIKKTTNLPIIGIIKRNYSDSEIYITPTKKEVEELSKTKCEMIAIDATDRVRPNGEILKDLIDYIHSFDILVMADISTYEEALNAQNLGCDCISTTLCGYTSYSENHEGPNLELIKKLSDELYIPVIAEGRINTPKDLKDVYENGAFSAVVGSAITRPQLITEKFVNAIK, from the coding sequence ATGTTTACACAAATAAAAGGAAAACTTATAGTATCGTGTCAAGCCTTAGAAAATGAACCATTACATAGTTCATTTGTAATGGGAAAGATGGCAAAAGCAGCTAAAGAAGGTGGAGCAGTAGCTATAAGGGCACAAGGCGTGGAAGATATATTAGAAATAAAAAAAACAACTAATTTACCAATAATAGGAATTATAAAAAGAAATTATAGTGATTCAGAAATATATATAACACCTACCAAAAAAGAAGTAGAAGAACTTTCAAAGACAAAATGTGAAATGATAGCAATAGATGCTACTGATAGAGTTAGACCAAATGGTGAAATTTTAAAAGATTTAATAGATTATATACATAGCTTTGATATTTTAGTAATGGCAGATATATCAACATATGAAGAAGCCTTAAATGCTCAAAATCTAGGGTGTGATTGTATATCGACAACATTATGTGGATATACTTCTTACTCAGAAAACCATGAAGGTCCAAATTTAGAGCTTATAAAAAAATTATCAGATGAATTATATATACCAGTTATAGCAGAAGGAAGAATAAATACACCAAAGGATTTAAAGGATGTATATGAAAATGGGGCATTTTCAGCAGTAGTAGGTTCAGCTATAACTAGACCACAACTTATAACAGAAAAGTTTGTAAATGCTATAAAGTAA
- a CDS encoding DUF1540 domain-containing protein, producing the protein MKKISCSVTNCAHNCQDTCYANRVNIGGQGAKNTEETCCGSFLDKRHYSTLINNASEGKNSSNACDCLICNVATCTYNNNKLCNADVVQVSGENVNLYMETKCSTFKQK; encoded by the coding sequence ATGAAAAAAATAAGTTGTAGTGTAACAAACTGTGCTCATAATTGTCAAGATACTTGTTATGCTAATCGTGTAAATATAGGTGGACAAGGAGCAAAAAATACAGAAGAAACATGTTGTGGTTCTTTCTTAGACAAAAGACATTACTCAACGTTAATAAATAATGCAAGTGAAGGTAAAAATTCAAGTAATGCTTGTGATTGTTTAATATGCAATGTAGCTACATGTACATATAACAATAACAAATTATGCAATGCAGATGTAGTACAAGTAAGTGGAGAAAATGTAAACTTATATATGGAAACAAAATGTTCTACATTCAAGCAAAAATAA
- a CDS encoding small, acid-soluble spore protein, H family — protein MQLRRAAEIMNSKQKENIVVYYQNEPVNIVSLNSNIGTAYVKSINNNRGFDILIEELSEKKQQ, from the coding sequence ATGCAATTAAGAAGAGCAGCAGAGATAATGAACTCAAAGCAAAAGGAAAATATCGTAGTATATTATCAAAATGAGCCAGTAAATATAGTTAGTCTTAATAGTAATATAGGAACTGCATATGTTAAATCAATAAATAATAATAGAGGTTTTGATATTTTAATAGAAGAGCTAAGTGAGAAAAAACAACAATAG
- the sstT gene encoding serine/threonine transporter SstT has protein sequence MKGLINKWNKISLVKRILIGLIIGIILALTAKDIASPIVIFGSLFVGALKAVAPILVFFLVMSAISSHEKGQQTNMKSILVLYLLGTFLAGLTAVVGSFIFPTTLTLVEGAKDVVPPEGIVEVLKSLLMNVVDNPVSALLNANYIGILSWSLMLGLALKNASSSTKLVISNVSDALSTVVRWIINFAPLGIMGLVFNSIATQGIESLLSYGHLIVVLIGCMAFIALVVNPIIAYVYMRENPYPLVFKCLKNSGITAFFTRSSAANIPVNMKLCEELNLNKDTYSVSIPLGATINMAGAAITISVLTLAAVNTLGIEVDMGMALLLSLMSAVSACGASGVAGGSLLLIPLACSLFGISNDIAMQVVGVGFIVGVIQDSCETALNSSTDVLFTAVAEYAKNRKEKKGA, from the coding sequence ATGAAGGGTTTAATAAACAAATGGAATAAAATAAGTTTGGTAAAAAGAATATTAATAGGACTGATAATAGGAATAATACTTGCGCTTACAGCTAAAGACATAGCAAGTCCAATAGTGATTTTTGGTTCTTTATTCGTAGGGGCATTAAAAGCAGTAGCACCAATTCTTGTATTTTTCTTAGTAATGTCAGCGATATCTAGCCATGAAAAAGGTCAGCAAACAAATATGAAATCAATTTTAGTACTTTATTTGTTAGGAACATTTTTAGCTGGATTAACAGCAGTAGTGGGAAGTTTTATATTTCCAACAACATTAACATTAGTAGAGGGAGCTAAAGATGTTGTACCACCAGAAGGTATAGTAGAAGTATTAAAATCATTACTAATGAATGTGGTTGATAATCCAGTAAGTGCACTTTTAAATGCAAATTATATAGGTATATTATCATGGTCATTAATGCTAGGATTAGCTTTAAAAAATGCCTCAAGTTCAACAAAATTAGTAATATCAAATGTATCAGATGCTCTATCAACGGTTGTAAGGTGGATAATAAATTTTGCACCACTTGGTATAATGGGATTGGTATTTAATTCTATAGCAACACAAGGAATAGAATCACTTCTTAGTTATGGACATTTGATAGTAGTATTAATAGGATGTATGGCATTTATAGCATTAGTAGTAAATCCTATAATAGCTTATGTATACATGAGAGAAAATCCATATCCTTTAGTGTTTAAATGTTTGAAAAATAGTGGAATAACCGCATTTTTCACAAGAAGTTCAGCTGCAAATATACCAGTAAACATGAAGCTATGTGAAGAATTAAATTTAAATAAAGATACATACTCAGTATCAATACCACTAGGAGCAACTATAAATATGGCAGGAGCTGCTATAACAATATCAGTATTAACATTAGCAGCAGTCAATACTTTAGGAATAGAAGTAGATATGGGTATGGCATTATTGCTTAGTTTAATGTCAGCAGTAAGTGCTTGTGGAGCATCTGGAGTAGCAGGAGGGTCACTACTTTTAATACCTCTAGCTTGTAGCTTATTTGGTATATCAAACGATATAGCAATGCAAGTAGTAGGAGTAGGATTTATAGTAGGGGTTATACAAGATTCTTGTGAAACAGCACTAAATTCTTCTACGGATGTGCTTTTTACAGCTGTGGCAGAATATGCTAAAAATAGAAAAGAGAAAAAAGGAGCATAA
- a CDS encoding lysylphosphatidylglycerol synthase transmembrane domain-containing protein, with protein MKKISKKPKNLLQYIFLILLMTVTTYLVASTLDINILSDILKVIDYKYIAVGFLLMISYIILEGYILRVIINSIHGAKTKFLGYKVGILGLYYNLVTPMASGSQPMQVYELSKSNISASKAVAVVSNKTVIYQIMVTLYCIFLMAFNVDVLKSTLKPVLTFIAMGMSLNIVTLCFGFFIVYRPTQTKKFVHFIFNLLSKIKFLKFLDNKRPKVNSFIDEYNFSIKSFIKDKKALFKSTLLTIVQLTIYFSIAFCIYKALRLSGASYFYMLSLQVFLYMAVSAMPTPGNVGANEIAFFTIFGGIFSKAIIGYSVFLYGIFVYYFILIVCGLFTILSQGNVFRKIRLWLRFAKYKMNTATSK; from the coding sequence ATGAAAAAAATAAGTAAAAAGCCTAAAAATCTTTTGCAATACATTTTTTTAATCCTTTTAATGACAGTAACCACTTATTTAGTCGCTAGTACATTAGATATAAATATTTTATCTGATATTTTAAAAGTAATTGATTATAAGTATATAGCTGTTGGATTTTTATTAATGATTTCATATATAATTTTAGAAGGTTATATTTTAAGAGTTATAATAAACTCTATACATGGAGCTAAAACCAAATTTTTAGGATATAAAGTAGGTATATTAGGTCTTTATTATAACTTAGTTACTCCTATGGCATCTGGTAGTCAACCTATGCAAGTTTATGAGTTATCAAAATCTAATATATCAGCTAGCAAAGCTGTTGCAGTTGTCTCTAATAAAACTGTTATATATCAAATTATGGTAACTTTATATTGTATTTTTTTAATGGCTTTTAATGTAGATGTTCTTAAATCTACTTTAAAACCTGTACTTACTTTCATTGCTATGGGTATGTCTCTTAATATAGTTACTTTATGCTTCGGATTTTTTATAGTTTATAGACCAACTCAAACTAAAAAGTTTGTTCACTTTATTTTTAATTTATTAAGTAAAATTAAATTTTTAAAATTTTTAGATAACAAACGACCAAAAGTGAATAGCTTTATAGATGAGTATAATTTTTCCATCAAATCCTTTATAAAGGATAAGAAAGCTTTGTTTAAATCTACATTACTTACAATTGTTCAGCTTACTATTTACTTTAGTATAGCATTTTGTATATATAAAGCTCTTAGATTAAGTGGTGCTTCTTATTTTTATATGCTGTCACTACAAGTCTTTTTATATATGGCGGTTTCTGCTATGCCTACACCAGGCAATGTTGGTGCTAATGAAATAGCATTCTTTACAATATTTGGTGGTATATTCTCTAAAGCTATTATTGGTTATTCTGTATTCTTATATGGAATATTTGTATATTATTTTATTTTAATAGTTTGTGGATTATTTACTATATTATCTCAAGGTAATGTATTTAGAAAAATAAGATTATGGCTTAGATTTGCAAAGTATAAAATGAACACGGCTACTAGTAAGTAG
- a CDS encoding (2Fe-2S)-binding protein has product MENKTVCFCKQVKYLDIKKAIEEGAKTVEDIKNATGAATGCGRCVSSIEEILKEK; this is encoded by the coding sequence ATGGAAAATAAAACAGTATGTTTTTGTAAACAAGTTAAATATTTAGATATAAAAAAAGCTATAGAAGAAGGCGCTAAAACAGTAGAAGATATTAAAAATGCTACTGGTGCAGCTACTGGATGTGGTAGATGTGTATCTTCTATAGAAGAAATCTTAAAAGAAAAATAA
- the prmA gene encoding 50S ribosomal protein L11 methyltransferase, translated as MKWTEITIKTSTEAVEAITNILYEHNVGGVSIEDPKDFKFQKKNEFDWDFVEEEIFNSGYDGVIIKTYITEERDVSEDIKSIKERIDGLKEFGIDVGEAIVELSYVDEEDWANEWKNYYKPTKIGEKIVVKPTWEEYEAGDEDLIIELDPGMAFGTGTHETTSMCIRELEKYVKPESKVFDIGCGSGILAIAAAKLGARDVLAVDLDEVAVKVSKENIELNNVSKSVKALHGNLMEVVTDKADIVVANIIADIIKLLAKDIKNFMKDDAVFISSGIIHAKVDEVKEALVSNGLEIVHVESLGEWNAIVSKIAK; from the coding sequence ATGAAATGGACTGAAATAACAATAAAAACTTCAACAGAAGCAGTTGAAGCTATAACTAATATATTATACGAACACAATGTAGGAGGAGTATCTATAGAAGATCCTAAAGACTTCAAATTCCAAAAGAAAAATGAATTTGATTGGGATTTCGTTGAAGAAGAAATATTTAATAGTGGATACGACGGAGTAATAATAAAAACATACATAACAGAAGAAAGAGATGTAAGTGAAGATATTAAATCTATAAAAGAAAGAATAGATGGATTAAAAGAGTTCGGTATAGATGTAGGAGAAGCAATAGTTGAATTATCATACGTTGATGAAGAAGACTGGGCTAATGAATGGAAAAACTACTACAAGCCAACTAAAATAGGAGAAAAAATAGTAGTAAAACCAACTTGGGAAGAATATGAAGCTGGTGATGAAGACCTTATAATAGAGCTAGATCCAGGTATGGCATTTGGGACAGGAACTCACGAAACTACAAGCATGTGTATAAGAGAATTAGAAAAATACGTTAAGCCTGAAAGTAAAGTATTTGATATCGGATGTGGAAGTGGGATACTTGCAATAGCGGCTGCAAAGCTTGGAGCTAGAGATGTACTAGCAGTTGACTTAGACGAAGTAGCAGTTAAAGTATCTAAAGAAAATATAGAACTTAACAATGTATCTAAAAGTGTTAAAGCACTTCACGGTAATTTAATGGAAGTTGTAACTGATAAAGCTGATATAGTAGTTGCAAACATAATAGCAGATATAATAAAATTATTAGCTAAAGATATCAAAAACTTTATGAAAGATGATGCAGTATTTATATCTTCAGGAATAATACATGCAAAGGTTGATGAAGTTAAAGAAGCACTAGTTTCAAATGGATTAGAAATAGTACATGTAGAATCTTTAGGTGAGTGGAATGCTATAGTATCTAAAATAGCTAAGTAG
- a CDS encoding PTS transporter subunit EIIC, whose product MFKYLQKVGKSFMLPIAILPAAGLLLGIGGALSNPNTINAYPFLNIPWLQAIFTIMSSAGDAVFGNLALILGVGLAVGLAKKDKGTAALAALVGYVIMNASIKAMLGIFTPDAPAIDTGVIGSIAIASVAVWLHNRYNNIQLPAVLGFFGGSRFVPIATAFASIFVGAIFFIVWPTFQGWLVVLGEKIAVLGPVGTFFYGFLMRICGAVGLHHMIYPMFWMTELGGVATVAGKQVVGAQNIFFAQLADPNHVGLFTEGTRFFAGRFATMMFGLPAACLAMYHCVPKEKRNLVGGLFLGAALTSFVTGITEPIEFMFLFISPLLYVFHAVLDGISFFVADILNISIGNTFSGGIIDFTLFGVLQGNDKTNWMLVIPVGLLWFAIYYVSFRFFITKFNIPTPGRGDDEVEEVKVTDKDSLKDDAVVIIEALGGAENIEEVDACITRLRVSVKDVNKVDKATIKKIGAIDVLEVGGGIQAVFGAKAVLYKNIINDILGTNE is encoded by the coding sequence ATGTTTAAATACTTACAAAAAGTAGGAAAGTCATTTATGCTACCTATAGCAATATTACCAGCAGCAGGTTTACTTTTAGGAATAGGAGGAGCATTATCAAATCCAAATACTATAAATGCTTATCCATTTTTAAATATACCGTGGCTACAAGCAATATTTACTATAATGTCATCAGCAGGAGACGCTGTATTTGGAAATTTAGCATTAATATTAGGAGTAGGATTAGCAGTAGGGTTAGCTAAAAAAGATAAGGGAACAGCGGCATTAGCGGCGTTGGTAGGATACGTTATAATGAATGCATCTATAAAAGCAATGCTTGGAATATTTACACCAGATGCACCAGCAATAGATACTGGAGTTATAGGTTCAATTGCAATAGCATCAGTTGCAGTATGGCTACATAATAGATACAATAACATACAATTACCAGCAGTACTTGGTTTCTTTGGTGGTTCAAGATTTGTTCCAATAGCAACAGCATTTGCATCAATATTTGTAGGAGCGATATTCTTTATAGTATGGCCAACATTCCAAGGTTGGTTAGTAGTATTAGGTGAGAAGATAGCAGTACTTGGGCCAGTAGGAACATTTTTTTATGGGTTCTTAATGAGAATTTGTGGAGCAGTAGGACTTCATCACATGATATATCCAATGTTTTGGATGACAGAGCTTGGAGGAGTAGCAACAGTAGCAGGAAAGCAAGTAGTAGGAGCTCAAAATATATTCTTTGCACAATTAGCAGATCCAAATCATGTAGGGTTATTTACAGAAGGAACAAGATTCTTTGCAGGTAGATTCGCAACAATGATGTTTGGGTTACCAGCAGCATGTTTAGCAATGTATCACTGTGTACCTAAAGAAAAAAGAAATTTAGTAGGTGGATTATTCTTAGGAGCAGCTTTAACTTCATTTGTAACAGGTATAACTGAGCCAATAGAGTTTATGTTCTTATTTATATCACCACTTTTATATGTTTTCCATGCAGTACTAGATGGTATATCTTTCTTTGTGGCAGACATATTAAACATATCAATAGGTAATACTTTCTCTGGCGGTATAATAGATTTCACATTATTTGGGGTATTACAAGGAAATGACAAAACAAATTGGATGTTAGTAATACCAGTAGGATTATTATGGTTTGCAATATATTATGTGTCTTTTAGATTCTTTATAACAAAGTTTAATATACCAACGCCAGGAAGAGGAGACGATGAAGTTGAAGAAGTTAAAGTAACTGATAAAGATTCTTTAAAGGACGATGCAGTTGTTATAATAGAAGCATTAGGTGGAGCAGAAAATATAGAAGAAGTTGATGCATGTATAACAAGACTTAGAGTATCGGTTAAAGATGTCAATAAAGTAGATAAAGCTACAATTAAAAAAATAGGAGCAATAGATGTATTAGAAGTTGGTGGAGGAATACAAGCAGTATTTGGAGCCAAAGCAGTTTTATATAAAAATATAATAAATGATATATTAGGAACTAATGAATAA